From the Leucobacter tenebrionis genome, one window contains:
- a CDS encoding SRPBCC domain-containing protein, with amino-acid sequence MSAEEGLSELEFTVSGFISKPPAEVYEAVADPAILSRYFTTGGAQGRAETGSTVQWDFADFPGAFPVEVLEATAPTRIVLRWGGVEGATQDPRGTEVEFEFRAVDGGSRTEVRIAERAWRATPSGVRAAFGNCMGWTGMLAAMKAWLEHGINLREGFYR; translated from the coding sequence ATGAGTGCAGAAGAGGGGCTCTCGGAGCTCGAGTTCACGGTTTCCGGCTTCATCTCGAAACCGCCCGCCGAGGTGTACGAGGCTGTCGCCGATCCCGCGATCCTCAGCCGATATTTCACCACCGGGGGAGCGCAGGGCCGCGCCGAGACCGGCTCGACCGTGCAGTGGGACTTCGCCGATTTCCCGGGGGCGTTCCCGGTCGAGGTGCTCGAAGCGACGGCGCCGACGCGCATCGTGCTCCGCTGGGGCGGAGTCGAGGGCGCGACGCAGGACCCGCGCGGTACGGAGGTTGAGTTCGAGTTCCGTGCGGTCGACGGCGGATCGCGCACGGAGGTGCGGATCGCCGAGCGTGCCTGGCGGGCGACCCCGAGCGGGGTGCGGGCGGCCTTCGGCAACTGCATGGGATGGACCGGCATGCTCGCCGCGATGAAGGCGTGGCTCGAGCACGGGATCAACCTGCGCGAGGGCTTCTACCGCTGA
- the serA gene encoding phosphoglycerate dehydrogenase has product MSAPVVLIAEQLSPATIAALGPDFEVVNVDGTDREALRAALATADAVLVRSATQIDAEALSWAPRLKVIARAGVGLDNVDIKAATQAGVMVVNAPTSNIISAAELTVAHILGLARHLPRAHGSLSAGEWKRSSFTGTELYEKTIGIVGLGRIGALVAERLRGFGVELIAYDPYVTAARAQQLGVQLVTLEELVERVDFLTIHMPRTPETLGMIGAEQLRAMKKTAYVVNVARGGLIDEAALAEALTAGEIAGAALDVFMQEPPADTSLTGLPNVNVTPHLGASTEEAQEKAGVSVAKSVRLALAGDLVPDAVNVAGGAIDEYVRPGLPLTEKLGQVFASLAGGAISALDIEVHGELSEHNVDALRLAALKGVFSKIVSEPVSYVNAPLLAEQRDVEVRFTVDGDSESYRNVITIRGSLTDGTQMSVSGTLTGPKQIEKIVGINGYDLELPLSDHLIVFSYVDRPGIVATYGGILGEAGVNIAGLQIARDEKNGTALSVLSVDAPVEESLIGALRGSIGAETLSTISLDAQ; this is encoded by the coding sequence CCGAACAACTCTCTCCCGCCACTATCGCCGCGCTCGGCCCCGACTTCGAGGTGGTGAACGTAGACGGCACCGACCGCGAGGCGCTCCGCGCCGCTCTCGCCACCGCCGACGCCGTGCTCGTCCGGTCGGCCACACAGATCGACGCCGAAGCCCTCAGCTGGGCGCCGCGGCTCAAGGTCATCGCTCGCGCCGGCGTGGGCCTCGACAACGTCGACATCAAGGCGGCTACTCAGGCCGGCGTGATGGTCGTCAACGCCCCCACCTCCAACATCATCAGCGCGGCCGAGCTGACCGTCGCCCATATCCTCGGTCTCGCGCGCCACCTGCCCCGCGCGCACGGCTCGCTCTCGGCCGGTGAGTGGAAGCGCTCCTCCTTCACGGGCACCGAGCTCTACGAGAAGACCATCGGCATCGTCGGTCTCGGCCGCATCGGTGCGCTCGTCGCCGAGCGCCTGCGCGGCTTCGGCGTCGAGCTCATCGCCTACGATCCCTACGTCACGGCTGCCCGCGCCCAGCAGCTCGGCGTGCAGCTCGTCACGCTCGAAGAACTGGTCGAGCGCGTCGACTTCCTGACGATCCACATGCCGCGCACGCCCGAGACGCTCGGCATGATCGGCGCCGAGCAGCTGCGCGCGATGAAGAAGACCGCCTACGTGGTGAACGTCGCGCGCGGCGGGCTCATCGACGAGGCGGCGCTCGCGGAGGCGCTCACCGCGGGCGAGATCGCCGGGGCGGCGCTCGACGTGTTCATGCAGGAGCCCCCGGCCGACACCTCGCTCACCGGTCTGCCGAACGTGAACGTCACGCCGCACCTCGGAGCCTCGACCGAGGAGGCCCAGGAGAAGGCCGGCGTCTCGGTCGCGAAGTCTGTGCGCCTCGCGCTCGCGGGCGATCTGGTACCCGACGCGGTCAACGTCGCGGGCGGCGCCATCGACGAGTACGTGCGCCCCGGCCTGCCGCTCACCGAGAAGCTCGGACAGGTCTTCGCGAGCCTCGCCGGCGGCGCGATCTCCGCGCTCGACATCGAGGTGCACGGCGAGCTCTCCGAGCACAACGTCGACGCGCTGCGCCTCGCGGCGCTCAAGGGTGTCTTCTCGAAGATCGTCAGCGAGCCCGTGTCGTACGTCAATGCCCCTCTGCTCGCCGAGCAGCGCGACGTCGAGGTGCGCTTCACGGTCGACGGCGACTCCGAGAGCTACCGCAACGTCATCACGATCCGCGGTTCGCTCACCGACGGCACGCAGATGTCGGTCTCGGGCACGCTCACCGGACCCAAGCAGATCGAGAAGATCGTCGGCATCAACGGGTACGATCTCGAGCTGCCGCTCTCGGACCACCTCATCGTGTTCAGCTATGTCGACCGTCCGGGCATCGTCGCGACCTACGGCGGCATCCTCGGTGAGGCCGGGGTCAACATCGCGGGTCTCCAGATCGCGCGCGACGAGAAGAACGGCACCGCGCTGTCGGTGCTCTCGGTCGACGCGCCGGTCGAGGAGTCGCTCATCGGCGCCCTGCGAGGCTCGATCGGCGCCGAGACCCTCAGCACGATCAGCCTGGACGCGCAGTAG